In Deinococcus maricopensis DSM 21211, one genomic interval encodes:
- a CDS encoding serine hydrolase domain-containing protein, with protein MPHLTPDLLARLSQTRHVPGMAVAAQVGHDTQHLSYGVADLETGRAMDAATTFPIGSITKTMTATLALQLRDAGQLDLDALVATFLPGLPLEDPDTARTLTVRHLLTHTAGFGPPQRLAPSGDMTLATVVSRLSTITQRKPVGTYSYSDVAYLLVGRIIELITARPFEEVLRERLLRPVGLAHARFLHEPPTPGTHPAWGYVLTPDQTLARYNGPTYGPYVAPTGGLRLTVQEILTYLQFVLRGSVTATGEALLSASSAQELLTPVSPLERGRTRTLAWEVESSGEQLVYKQRCSLMGIHGVAFIVPERQRAGVVFNNALHGLHAEVEVSRVLLE; from the coding sequence ATGCCGCACCTCACCCCTGACCTTCTCGCTCGCCTCAGCCAGACCCGGCATGTTCCCGGCATGGCCGTCGCTGCGCAGGTTGGTCACGACACGCAGCACCTCTCGTACGGCGTCGCCGACCTCGAAACGGGCCGCGCCATGGACGCCGCCACGACGTTCCCTATCGGGTCCATCACCAAGACCATGACGGCCACGCTGGCCCTCCAGTTACGCGACGCCGGCCAGCTGGACCTGGACGCGCTCGTCGCCACCTTCCTGCCCGGGTTGCCGCTCGAAGACCCGGACACCGCGCGTACGCTGACGGTCCGGCACCTGCTCACGCACACCGCCGGGTTCGGGCCACCGCAGCGCCTGGCACCCAGCGGGGACATGACGCTCGCGACCGTCGTGTCCCGCCTTTCGACCATCACGCAGCGCAAACCGGTCGGGACGTACAGCTACAGCGACGTGGCCTACCTGCTGGTGGGCCGCATCATCGAGCTCATTACGGCCCGGCCGTTCGAGGAGGTGCTGCGCGAGCGGCTGCTGCGGCCGGTCGGCCTGGCGCACGCTCGATTCCTGCACGAGCCGCCCACGCCGGGCACGCACCCGGCGTGGGGGTACGTCCTGACGCCGGACCAGACGCTGGCGCGGTACAACGGGCCCACGTACGGGCCGTACGTCGCGCCCACAGGAGGCCTAAGGCTCACCGTCCAGGAAATCCTGACGTACCTACAGTTCGTGTTGCGTGGTAGCGTCACGGCGACGGGGGAAGCGCTGCTGTCGGCATCGTCCGCGCAGGAGCTGCTCACGCCCGTCTCGCCGCTGGAGCGCGGGCGGACGCGGACGCTCGCGTGGGAGGTGGAATCGAGCGGCGAGCAGCTGGTGTACAAGCAGCGCTGCAGCCTGATGGGCATCCACGGCGTGGCCTTCATCGTGCCGGAGCGGCAGCGGGCCGGGGTGGTGTTCAACAACGCCCTGCACGGCCTGCACGCCGAGGTGGAAGTGTCACGCGTGCTTCTGGAGTAG